GTTTCTTGGAACACAGCACGTTTAATAAACCACTCTTGTTCTAATAATTGTGATTATAATGGAACAGGTTTAAAGTTATGGGTAGTGGCTATAAAAGATATTAAAAAAGGTGAAGAGATTACAGCTGATTATGGATTTAGTTACGATGAAGATTACAAACAGTTTCCATGTAAATGTAAGTCAAAAAATTGTTGTGGCTATATTGTTCGAGCTGAGTCTAGATGGAGAATTAATAAGAAATTTAGTATTGGCCGACAAAAAACTAGTAAATAACTTTTTCTAAAAATAATCCTTCAGCAGGCGCAGGTGGTGCACAAAGAACTCTTTTTTTTGATTTAATAACAAATTCAAATTTTTTTAAATTCCATTTATTTTCAGCTAAATATTTTAAGCTACCTACCATTGATCTTACTTGTTGTTGTAAAAATGATTGTGACTTAAACTGTATTTCAATTCTTCCACTAATTGATTTAATCTTAACAGATTTCATAGTTTTAATTGGACTTTTTGCATTACAACTTGACGCTCTAAAAGTAGAAAAATCTTTAGTGCCTAAAAGTTTTTTTGCCCCTTTTTTCATTAACTCAATATCTAATTTTTTGATTATGTGCCAGCCTCTTTCTTTTTCAAGAGAAGGCTTACTTAATCTATTAAAAATTATATATCTATAAATTCTTTGTTTAGCAGAATGTCGTGCATGAAATTTTAGACTTTTTTTTTTAATTGCTAAAACAGAAATACCTTTATCATTTATGAAATGATTAATTGATTTTAATAACTTATCTAAATTTTGAATTTCTTTTTTGCAATCAAAATGAGCTGACTGCTCTATTGCATGAACACCTGCATCTGTTCTTCCAGATCCTATCAGGACCACTTTTTCTTTTAAAAATTTTGATAATTTGACTTGTATTTCTTTTTGAATTGATTTTCCTTTAGATTGTATTTGCCAACCAACAAAGTTGGTTCCTATATATTCTATTAAAACTTGATATCTAAACATTAGTTAATCTTGAGCCTTTTATTATTTGAGAGCCAAGAATAAATTCATTAATATTTTGAGGCTTTTTTCCTTGTCTTTGAATTTCAATAACTTTTATAGATGTTTCATCTCCACAGCTAATTTCTAAGTCGCTACTCATTACTTCACCTATCTCACCACTTTTAGTGCCTAATTCTGCTTTTAAAATTTTGTATCTTTCTTCCTTAAAAATAAAAAAAGCCCCAGGGCTTGGGTATAATCCATTTATTTTTCCAATAATACTTTCCGCATTATCATTCCACTGAATTTCACCCTCTGACTTTTCAATTTTAGAAGCGTAGGTTGCTTTTAAGTCATCTTGTTCTTTAAATATTAATTTATCTTTAAATATACTGTCTACATTTTCTATGATTTTTTCTGAAGCTAAAATTGAGAGTTTATTTGATATAATTTCTGCATTATCATTATCTTTAATTTCTACTCTATAGTTATTGCAGACTGGACCAGTATCAAGTTTTTCTCCTATTCTCATAATACTAATTCCTGTTTCTTTATCTAAGTTCATAATAGATCGTTGTATAGGTGCTGCACCTCTCCACTTTGGCAGAAGGGAGGCGTGAACATTTATAAAACCTTTTTTAGCAAGGTTCAAAAATTCTTTTGGTATTATTTGACCATAGGCTACGACAATTACCAAATCTAAATTTAGTTGTTTTAAATATTCGTATTCATCTTTATTTTCTTTTAAAGTCTTGGGTGTTCTACAATCTATGTTATAATCTTCTGCTTCAATTTGTATTGGTGACTTATTTATTTTTTGTCCTCTTTGTGATTTTTTTGGTGGCTGTGCGTATACAGTAGGTATTATATAATTTTTTTCATATAAAGATTTTAGGATAGGTACAGCAAATAATGGTGTACCCATGAAGACAATTTTTTTTGTCATTTAAACGATTATTCTATTCGACTTAATTTTAGAAAGTTTTTTAATTATCATAGATTTTTTTAATTTAGATAAATAATCTATAAACAAAACTCCTTCTAAGTGATCCATTTCATGCTGAATACAAGTTGCCAATAATCCATCAGCTTTCAATAATTGTTTTTTTCCATTGTAATCTAAATATTCAACTTCACATTCATTTGGTCTCTCTATTTCAGCAAACTGATCTGGAACAGATAAACATCCCTCTTCATATTTTGATGTTTCATTATTTTTATTTTTAATCACCGGATTAACAAAATATCTTGGTTCCTTTTTGTCTTCATCTCTGCTTATATCCATCACTATAATTCTTTTTGGTACACCTATTTGAATCGCTGCAAGACCTATTCCAGGTGCTGCATACATAGTATCCAGCATATCATCCATAAGTCTTCTTTCTTCATCACCGACATTTTCAACTGGTTTAGAAATCTGCCTTAATAGTTTGTTTGGTTCTATTAAAATTGTTTTAACTGACATAATGACTGATTATTTTAGTATAAATTTTAAACTTTTAAAGGAAGAATTTTAAAGAGTATTCGATTTCTTAGTGGATCCACATTTAACTGATTGAGTGTGCTTATAATAAAGTATAATGTATCCTCATCAATATTGTTTAAGTTGTCCTGCCCTATAACCTCAACAATTCTAAGCAATGCAGCAGCCATATCGCCACTGTTAACAAATATTTGAATATCAGATGGTATTTCTGAATCGTTTATTTGGTATAAATCATTATACTTATTTAAAATCTTGATGCCATCAGACTTAAAAGCTTCAACTAGA
The nucleotide sequence above comes from Candidatus Pelagibacter giovannonii. Encoded proteins:
- the truA gene encoding tRNA pseudouridine(38-40) synthase TruA is translated as MFRYQVLIEYIGTNFVGWQIQSKGKSIQKEIQVKLSKFLKEKVVLIGSGRTDAGVHAIEQSAHFDCKKEIQNLDKLLKSINHFINDKGISVLAIKKKSLKFHARHSAKQRIYRYIIFNRLSKPSLEKERGWHIIKKLDIELMKKGAKKLLGTKDFSTFRASSCNAKSPIKTMKSVKIKSISGRIEIQFKSQSFLQQQVRSMVGSLKYLAENKWNLKKFEFVIKSKKRVLCAPPAPAEGLFLEKVIY
- the def gene encoding peptide deformylase, with amino-acid sequence MSVKTILIEPNKLLRQISKPVENVGDEERRLMDDMLDTMYAAPGIGLAAIQIGVPKRIIVMDISRDEDKKEPRYFVNPVIKNKNNETSKYEEGCLSVPDQFAEIERPNECEVEYLDYNGKKQLLKADGLLATCIQHEMDHLEGVLFIDYLSKLKKSMIIKKLSKIKSNRIIV
- the fmt gene encoding methionyl-tRNA formyltransferase gives rise to the protein MTKKIVFMGTPLFAVPILKSLYEKNYIIPTVYAQPPKKSQRGQKINKSPIQIEAEDYNIDCRTPKTLKENKDEYEYLKQLNLDLVIVVAYGQIIPKEFLNLAKKGFINVHASLLPKWRGAAPIQRSIMNLDKETGISIMRIGEKLDTGPVCNNYRVEIKDNDNAEIISNKLSILASEKIIENVDSIFKDKLIFKEQDDLKATYASKIEKSEGEIQWNDNAESIIGKINGLYPSPGAFFIFKEERYKILKAELGTKSGEIGEVMSSDLEISCGDETSIKVIEIQRQGKKPQNINEFILGSQIIKGSRLTNV
- a CDS encoding SET domain-containing protein; the protein is MKLYRIKKSDIDKKGRGLYATKDIKEGTRIIDYVGKIITKKQTEESQKFDNAKPIYLFNLNKKYDMDGDVSWNTARLINHSCSNNCDYNGTGLKLWVVAIKDIKKGEEITADYGFSYDEDYKQFPCKCKSKNCCGYIVRAESRWRINKKFSIGRQKTSK